A section of the Roseivirga sp. BDSF3-8 genome encodes:
- a CDS encoding GbsR/MarR family transcriptional regulator, protein MQLTESKQRFIQAWGTLGSNWGINRTMAQIHALLLASPEALSTDDLMEALSISRGNASMNIRTLVEWGIVFKEIRAGDRKEYYYADKDIDRMARQIARERKRREIEPVVNLLEELRKDKEVAQDPDFQKTVSDLHGFTSRLTNIADVFLGSGKNWLTNIIKKLT, encoded by the coding sequence ATGCAATTAACGGAAAGTAAGCAGCGATTTATACAGGCCTGGGGCACCCTCGGGTCAAACTGGGGTATCAATCGTACCATGGCACAAATACACGCCTTGTTGCTTGCCTCCCCTGAAGCACTGTCAACAGACGATCTTATGGAAGCCCTCAGCATAAGCCGGGGTAATGCCTCCATGAACATCCGCACATTAGTAGAGTGGGGGATCGTGTTCAAAGAAATACGGGCTGGTGACCGCAAAGAATATTACTATGCCGACAAGGACATCGACCGCATGGCCAGGCAGATAGCAAGGGAGCGAAAGAGGCGGGAGATAGAACCCGTAGTGAATCTATTGGAAGAGCTTCGAAAAGATAAGGAAGTAGCACAAGACCCTGATTTTCAGAAGACTGTATCAGATTTGCACGGCTTTACCTCAAGGCTTACCAACATTGCTGATGTATTTCTCGGCTCAGGTAAAAATTGGCTTACTAATATCATTAAGAAACTGACCTGA
- a CDS encoding M24 family metallopeptidase, with translation MKLRIHILLILTSFVLLTPAVAQTTMPKILNMRERAEVIDRLLEERIQTVLPDLMRREGIDMWIVMAREYNEDPVIRTLLPAKWLAARRRTVLVMYDPGEGKDIETLAIARYDVGESFKKAWDKEKQPDQWARLIEVIEERDPEKIGLNMSEYYAQADGLSASEHKQFLDKLPGKYEKRIVSAEPLAVGWLETRTQSEMNIYRQIVRIAHRIIAEGLSEEVIQPGVTTTDDVEWWYRDRIRELGLVTWFHPSVSIQRADPENFDHLRTFDSHPGDKVIQPGDLLHVDFGITYLRLNTDTQQHAYVLKNNESDAPQFLKEAFRRGNRLQDIFTSNFKAGRTGNDVLKMSREQAIAEGIKPSIYTHPIGYYGHAAGTTLGMWDSQGGVPYTGDYPLHPNTAYSIELNAATFIEEWDKEIRIMLEEDAYFDGETVKYIHGRQKNLLLVPRTAEQQEILEF, from the coding sequence ATGAAATTACGTATACACATTTTACTCATCCTGACCAGCTTTGTACTACTTACCCCGGCCGTGGCCCAGACCACTATGCCGAAGATACTGAACATGCGTGAACGTGCCGAAGTTATAGATCGCCTGCTGGAGGAGCGCATACAGACTGTGCTGCCTGACCTGATGCGTCGTGAAGGCATCGATATGTGGATAGTTATGGCAAGGGAGTATAATGAAGATCCGGTGATACGTACACTTCTTCCGGCCAAGTGGCTTGCTGCAAGACGGCGTACCGTATTGGTGATGTATGACCCGGGCGAAGGAAAAGATATTGAGACGCTCGCTATTGCCCGCTATGATGTGGGCGAGTCCTTTAAAAAAGCCTGGGACAAAGAAAAGCAACCCGACCAGTGGGCGAGACTCATAGAGGTCATCGAGGAACGTGATCCTGAAAAGATCGGCCTCAATATGTCAGAATACTATGCTCAGGCTGATGGCCTTAGTGCCAGCGAGCATAAACAGTTTCTGGATAAGCTGCCAGGCAAGTACGAAAAGCGTATTGTCTCCGCCGAACCACTCGCCGTGGGGTGGTTAGAGACCCGCACACAGTCGGAAATGAACATCTACCGCCAGATTGTACGCATAGCCCACCGCATTATTGCTGAGGGACTAAGCGAGGAAGTCATACAACCGGGAGTGACTACCACAGACGATGTGGAGTGGTGGTACCGTGACCGCATCCGTGAGCTGGGATTGGTGACTTGGTTTCACCCATCTGTTTCCATACAGAGAGCAGACCCTGAAAATTTTGATCACCTACGTACTTTTGACAGCCATCCGGGTGACAAGGTCATTCAGCCTGGCGACCTGTTGCATGTCGATTTTGGTATCACCTACCTGCGTCTCAATACAGATACGCAACAGCATGCCTATGTCCTGAAAAATAACGAAAGCGACGCACCTCAATTCCTCAAAGAAGCCTTCCGGAGAGGTAATCGCCTGCAGGATATTTTCACCAGTAACTTCAAAGCCGGGCGTACAGGCAACGACGTACTGAAGATGTCGCGCGAACAAGCTATTGCAGAGGGTATTAAACCCAGCATTTACACTCACCCTATCGGCTACTACGGCCATGCGGCAGGGACCACCCTGGGAATGTGGGACAGCCAGGGAGGAGTGCCTTACACAGGTGACTACCCGCTGCACCCCAATACAGCCTACAGTATAGAACTTAATGCCGCAACCTTTATCGAGGAGTGGGATAAGGAGATCCGGATTATGCTCGAAGAAGATGCCTACTTCGACGGAGAAACAGTAAAATACATTCACGGCAGGCAGAAAAACCTGCTATTGGTACCCAGAACTGCCGAGCAACAGGAGATTCTTGAGTTCTAA
- a CDS encoding pseudouridine-5'-phosphate glycosidase: MHLEPYLTCSPEVRDAAASANALVALESTIITHGMPYPQNVETARAVEAIIRSAGAVPATIALLNGRIHVGLTADELEQLGGEGKAIKVSRRDLPYVISKKMTGATTVSATMIAAEKAGIRVFVTGGIGGVHRGAEKTMDISADLRELSRTSVAVVSAGAKSILDIGLTLEYLETEGVPVLGWGTEEFPGFYSRTSGYKVNYRLDTPEEIAALLRSKWDMGLAGGVLIANPVPEADALPPDLVNAMVEEALQEAAKAGIMGKELTPYLLKAITDKTGGKSLQTNIALVKHNAEKGAALALALKTIKSHG, encoded by the coding sequence CACCTGCTCACCAGAAGTGAGAGATGCTGCAGCCTCAGCAAATGCCCTCGTGGCCCTGGAGTCTACAATTATTACCCATGGTATGCCTTATCCCCAAAACGTGGAGACTGCCCGCGCAGTGGAGGCTATCATACGCAGCGCCGGTGCAGTACCTGCCACTATTGCCTTACTCAATGGCCGGATACACGTGGGCCTGACGGCTGATGAGCTGGAACAGCTAGGAGGGGAGGGGAAAGCCATTAAAGTAAGTAGGAGGGACCTGCCTTACGTGATTTCCAAAAAGATGACTGGCGCCACTACGGTATCAGCCACCATGATCGCTGCCGAAAAGGCCGGCATCAGGGTATTTGTTACCGGCGGGATTGGTGGGGTTCACCGTGGTGCTGAGAAAACCATGGACATTTCTGCCGATCTTCGCGAGCTTTCACGTACATCAGTAGCCGTGGTAAGTGCCGGGGCAAAAAGCATCCTCGATATAGGCCTTACGCTGGAATACCTTGAGACAGAGGGGGTACCTGTACTTGGGTGGGGCACAGAGGAGTTTCCAGGTTTCTATTCTCGCACCAGCGGGTACAAGGTAAACTACAGGCTGGACACGCCGGAAGAAATTGCCGCCCTGCTCAGGAGTAAGTGGGACATGGGACTGGCTGGTGGGGTACTGATAGCTAACCCCGTACCCGAGGCTGATGCCCTGCCTCCGGACTTGGTGAATGCTATGGTGGAAGAGGCCCTGCAGGAAGCAGCAAAGGCTGGTATTATGGGCAAAGAACTAACTCCCTATTTGCTTAAGGCTATTACAGATAAAACGGGAGGAAAAAGCTTGCAGACAAATATTGCCCTGGTAAAGCACAATGCTGAAAAAGGCGCAGCACTGGCCCTCGCTTTAAAGACCATAAAAAGTCACGGCTAA